From Felis catus isolate Fca126 chromosome B4, F.catus_Fca126_mat1.0, whole genome shotgun sequence:
GAACGCCTAGCCCGCGCAGGCCACCCCGGCGCAGCGCTCTCCAGCCCGCGCCCTGCCcgcgcgcccgcgcgcgcgcgcgcgcccgtcccccttccccgccccaaCCAGCGCCGCGGCCACGCCCATGGCGTCCGCCGaacggggcggggcgcgggccggggggcggggcgagCCCGCGCTGTTGAATGGGGCGCCGCGACGAGCCGCGCATTCCAACGGGCCCACGTGACGCGGCCGCGCGGCCTGAGGTAAACAACCGCGGCCCCGCCTCCCGGCCCCTCCGCGGGCCCTGCACTGCTCCTCGCTGTCGGGACGCGCTCCAGCGGGGCGGGCGGCTTCCTCCGACAGTCCCCAGCGGCCGCCGCGGGCCGGAGCAGCGGCAGGCGGGCGCGGCGCCCCGGGTCTGCGGGCCGAGCGCGCCGGCCGGGGTCGAGCGCgcgtcccctccccgcccccaccgcgcGTTGTGGCGCAGCAGGAATTTGGCGGGGACCCGGGCTCTATTTGCGGCTCTTGACGCGCCGGCGGCCGGTGGCCCTTCGGTCATTTCTATTCTAGGGGCACTGGGTCATCGCGCCGggccggccccctcccccgggccCGGAGGGTGTGTCCCCTTCACAGGGGCTCGCCGCGCCTATAAGGGGCCCGAGCGGCGGGCAGGGACATGCAGCTCTACAGCAGCGTCTGCACCCACTACCCAGCCGGGGGACCGGGTCCCACGGCCGCAGCGCCCgctcctcccgccgccgccgccgccgccgccgccgcccccttCAAGGTCTCGCTGCAGCCCCCGGGCCCCGCCAGCGGCGAGCCAGAGCCCGAGACCGGTGAGTGCCAGCCTGCCGCGGCCGCCGAGCCCCGAGaagccgccgccgcccccgccgccaaGATGCCCGCCTTCTCCTCCTGCTTCGAGATGGTGTCCGgggccgccgcccccgccgcggccgccgccggcCCGCCCGGCGGGTCCTGCaagccgccgctgccgccgcacTACACGTCCACGGCGCAGATCACGGTGCGGGCCCTGGGCGCCGACCGGCTCCTGCTGCACGGGCCCGAGCCCGGCGCCGCGGCGCCCGCCGCCCAGCGCGGCCGCTGCCTCCTGCTGGCCCCGGCGCCCGCCGCCCCGGTCCCGCCGCGCCGGGGCTCCTCGGCCTGGCTGCTGGAGGAGCTGCTGAGGCCCGACTGCCCCGAGCCCGCGGGCCTGGACGCGGCCCGCGAGGGCCCCGACAGAAACTTCCGACTAAGCGAGCACCGCCAGGCCCTGGCCGCCGCCAAGCACCGAGGCCCCGCGCCGCCCCCGGGGAGCCCGGAGCCCAGCCCCGGCCCGTGGGGCGAGGAGCACCCGGCGGACAGGAGCCTCCGGGGCTGGGAGAGGGCGGGCGACCGCAGCGACCCTCCCGCCGCGGACGAGGCACGGCGGCCCGACCCGGAGGCCGAGGCGCCCCCGGCGCGGGGCGGCGAGGCCGCCCAGAGCGGCGGGGCCGAGGCGGTGATCGTCTCCAGGTCGGATCCCAGAGACGAGAAACTGGCCCTGTACCTGGCGGAGGTGGAGAGGCAGGACAAGTACCTGCGACAGAGGAATAAGTACCGTTTTCACATCATTCCCGACGGCAACTGCCTCTACCGGGCGGTCAGCAAGACGGTGTACGGGGACCAGAGCCTGCACCGAGAGCTGAGGGAACAGACGGTGCATTACATCGCCGATCACCTTGACCACTTTAGCCCCCTGATTGAGGGCGACGTGGGGGAGTTCATCATCGCTGCTGCTCAAGACGGGGCGTGGGCCGGGTACCCGGAGCTGCTGGCCATGGGGCAGATGCTGAATGTGAATATACATTTAACTACTGGAGGGAGGTTGGAGAGCCCCACGGTGTCTACCATGATTCACTATTTGGGCCCAGAGGATTCCCTAAGGCCTAGTAtttggctcagttggctcagtaATGGACATTATGATGCGGTGTTCGATCATTCCTATCCTAACCCAGAGTATGACAGTTGGTGCAAACAGACTCAAGTGCAGAGAAAACGCGATGAGGAACTTGCCAAATCCATGGCCATATCTCTGTCCAAAATGTATATTGAACAAAATGCATGCTCTTGAAGTGGCCGAAAACCCACACCCTGGGAGAATTGCATTCGTGATTTGTGTCGGGAGAATTATGAACTCTAATCAGGGTAATAGCACTTTTAAACTTCCTAGTAGATTTACTGTAGGTGTAATGCCTTAatcatttttttgaatgttttctcCTCAGAGCTGAAGGTTGCTGGGCTCCTAAATGATGTTTCATGATGGCTT
This genomic window contains:
- the OTUD1 gene encoding OTU domain-containing protein 1 yields the protein MQLYSSVCTHYPAGGPGPTAAAPAPPAAAAAAAAAPFKVSLQPPGPASGEPEPETGECQPAAAAEPREAAAAPAAKMPAFSSCFEMVSGAAAPAAAAAGPPGGSCKPPLPPHYTSTAQITVRALGADRLLLHGPEPGAAAPAAQRGRCLLLAPAPAAPVPPRRGSSAWLLEELLRPDCPEPAGLDAAREGPDRNFRLSEHRQALAAAKHRGPAPPPGSPEPSPGPWGEEHPADRSLRGWERAGDRSDPPAADEARRPDPEAEAPPARGGEAAQSGGAEAVIVSRSDPRDEKLALYLAEVERQDKYLRQRNKYRFHIIPDGNCLYRAVSKTVYGDQSLHRELREQTVHYIADHLDHFSPLIEGDVGEFIIAAAQDGAWAGYPELLAMGQMLNVNIHLTTGGRLESPTVSTMIHYLGPEDSLRPSIWLSWLSNGHYDAVFDHSYPNPEYDSWCKQTQVQRKRDEELAKSMAISLSKMYIEQNACS